A genomic region of Nostoc sp. UHCC 0702 contains the following coding sequences:
- a CDS encoding TrkA C-terminal domain-containing protein, whose amino-acid sequence MLELSLFGVLIQPNSIYCNIHLKEIQLPEKCSFLGILREDQIIPAQENPEISSGDYILAIAKHPMMVPALKVTLKKMHSVYYSLNTCLLESRPIASKASSF is encoded by the coding sequence ATGCTTGAACTAAGCTTATTTGGTGTTTTAATTCAACCCAATAGTATTTACTGTAACATTCATTTAAAAGAAATTCAGTTACCTGAAAAATGTAGTTTTTTAGGAATCTTAAGAGAAGATCAGATCATCCCTGCACAAGAGAATCCTGAAATTTCTTCTGGAGACTACATCCTAGCAATAGCAAAGCATCCTATGATGGTTCCAGCGCTAAAAGTCACTCTTAAGAAAATGCATTCTGTTTATTATTCGCTCAATACTTGTTTACTGGAATCTCGACCAATAGCTAGTAAAGCTTCTTCATTTTAG